Below is a window of Quercus robur chromosome 6, dhQueRobu3.1, whole genome shotgun sequence DNA.
TTGTTTTTGAACTGACCCATTGCTAATAATGTTTGTGGTATTGTGGggtttcttttattcttttttgatgaaatatgaTGCAGAGTGAAAATGTCTCCATTTGAAAGAGCAGTTGTGAAAGGAGGTAGAGCAAAGGGAAGGAACCTGTCATTGATGTTTATGACCTCTCACCTAGAACAAAAAGGACTCGTTCATCATCAGGAGtgttcgatcccaacaagttcagatcctatgtTGCCTTTCAGACTCATGAGAATTACTTCAGAGACACCATTACTTGAGAGGGTTGTTGATCAATCGTCACTTTTTGACACCGACATCCCAAAATGGTTTGcccacaaggattggaattaccttctctccgACATTGATGACGCTTATGAGAatttggtaaaagaattttatgccaatgcAATTGTGGAAGGCAGAGAACTCAAGTGCTGGGTTAGAAGAAAAAGTTTCTCAGTCTCTCCCGCATATTTGGCAGAGATTCTTCACATAAACAGGCCAATGCTCAAGAactcaccggtttatgatgattTATGTCCAGATGAGGAACTTCTTCGAGATGGTCTTGGACAAGACTCGGAATTCTCATCAAATGGAAACTCCATCAgcgtttcctctcttcctccaaaatTGAGAGTGCTGACAACAGTCATGTTTCACAACCTGTACCCCTTATCCAGCACAGGGTATATGAACCTTGAACATGCCTTGTTTCTTCATGACCCAATCTCTGATGTAGAGATTGACATCTATGCTCATATCTTTCACATTCTGTGCAAAACGGTTCTACGAACTGAGTCAAGGATATGCGTTCCTTTTTGCTGTCTCATTTCTAGGATTTTGAAGCTCAAAGGGATTCGTCCAACAGATGATGACTCTTCCTGCAcaaaaccgagtccaatcacCATGTGTACATTCAACGCTAGCATTGGTCATAGTCGGAAGAAAGTCAAATCAGAAACTTGCGCATCTCCCAGTGGTTCACACTCCAGCTCATTCTCCTTTGATGACAACTCAACAACATTGTGAcatctgtccacgagttgagaACCAAGATGTCCGGACTCACATCTATCTTACATCATCATAGCATTCGGTGGGATATGCAATTCACCTCCCTACAAGCTCAATTGGATCAGATTTAGAGGAAGCTAGAAGAGGATATGGcctagctattccatgacaaagaGGGGAAGATGATGTTCATAGGGGGAATACAATGAAAGGGGGATAAATAGCTTgatcaaagggggagatttCAGCAAGCAAGCCTATGTTCAATAtttctatttaatattttgCTTCATATTAGCTTAtgctattttagtattttatggAACTTGTTTATGGTATATTTAtgcccatgttgcttttgtaagcttttagggtttgtttccatAAGTgtttgtaggcttttatggtttgtaccatgctttgcAGCCTTTATGTTATGTTGTCTAAtacttctagctaaatgttatgtattttctttaagtattctcactcttgtgcccttgtaggattctattcctagatgcatatattttatgtattgtgcattggttgagtgttgggcatgcaagtgatttgcattgagcttattggcttgtatgtccggatgttcattccaagtgtgaatgagcattgtggtcactattttatagtgattgcctgtttggtcaagccatggtttatttctcattccattttgtttgatcgcattgtgcttgcctcatatgccttacaagttttctgcatacaataatcaaattgtgttgttgtgtttcaagagttacttgttcatatgattcaagagcttatcagattctagagttaggtgtgagtgagttttgttcaactgttcccaactcacatattaagtctagagtttgttttagggttttgtcatggaatagccaaatgaggagattgtaaggttgaattttatcaaccatcttgttggctttattccgtgccaaatttgcttgtattttagcaattagtaaccctgtatttaggtgagaatcatgtGAGGGTGGTGAGTGAAAGAAtatgaagaaatgctcaaaatTGTGCAAGGATGTAGAGACTCGCGGTTGGAactcgcgggtgacttgcgactggcaagccgccaaagttgGCACACGTATGAAGCATGtaggggagctgaagagtcatgccagctgttgcactataggacaaaagtctcaggctggccaggccgttaactcgcggcttgaactcgcgactcagccCAGTTGCGAGACCAAGTCGCGAGACCActttgtttgggaaaaactaaaTCTTCGCATTCatttctcaccctactatatatagacccttatacccacgaaatatagagagcttccagagagaattttgagagagaaaccctagaaaaaaacaagattgattcttccacaatcttcacatagagactcttcaaattcctctactctctttctctccattgtcaaatccttgagaggtacattaccaaaatcttttctcaccatacccatatatgtgaaaaggccatttggtgtttgggaagcagttaagaatggaccaattttatattggttgatgctatggtcaaatAGCGAAATCCggtaagttaaagaagaaataagttcGGCGTAACCTCTTTGGAGTAGGAACTTGGAGGgattaggtacattgggtagattaggcttggagggtcttttgctgttcatgtatcccaactacattctttagtggattgtgtACTGCTTAGAGGGcgacagagaggttttacgccgagggcttcggttttctcttcgataacacatcgtatgttgtccttgtgtttgcatctctcttcccttaatcttttctatttaatttctgctgtgggtgtgattttatttggtttagattgtatatcaattctgtttttagcttatgttcatattccgcataTTAATTGTTTgtcattaagcttgaattggtaatttgtaaattggggatctaaacattcaaagtgttttatacactatttgaattttcatttttcatttgataaaattattattttatttattggctaatatttgGGCTTACTTAATACTATTACAATGAAATAAATGGTTAAAATTTAAAGCCTTTTTCTATTTGAGGACATTAGGCAACCACCTCATTTATCTATATTATAGAGCCAGCTCTGTCACCGTCTTTGCCTTTGCATAAGAGGTAGCCATTTTCATTGGAAAAGGCTAGCTTATACAAACAAGTACAACAAACAGCATCATTGCTcataaaataacttaaaataataagcTACTGCTACACTAACTCCCCCCTTATTTCTCTCCGACATTGTCACCACCACTTCCCTTCCCCGTAACTCCTCTTGGCCCCACCATTGGCACCACAACCACAATTATATTGCCTACTGAACAACTCTTTGTGAGTTTTAAAGTAGCTATTCTCAATGCCACAAAAATATGGTAAATTATTTTCAAGGCTCTCAAAATGTTTTACTTCAACGCAAAAAGAGCTTtaagtaatttgtttttttaacaatGGTATTGTGTGTGCTGTAGGTTTTTAGATGGCTTCTACAATTTCTTGCTAGAGTTTTGCAACTTGGTTGCTAGTGATGAATCTTGTTGTAGTTTTATTATACTCTCACTAGCTATTCTGTTGAACAATGGGATCTCTTCATTTTGCTTGAAATGGAAAGAGTTTATTTTAAGGTTAAATTATACtttatgaatttaattgggtACAAAGTACCacgttatttaaatttttaattgagtaCAAAGTAtcatgttatttaaattttaaataacatggtATTGGATACAACATgaatacatataaaatgaagAGAATCTTTAAATGCTTGAGATAGGAAcataaattttctaataatcatataatatttttttaagttattaaatgACAATGGGAAGTCCCTCCATGATTTAAGAAGCACAAAAGCATTTaataagctttaaaaaaaaaaaaaaccatgaccGGTCCATTTATCTCTCATTTCCCCCCTCTTATTATCAAAGTCCCAAATGCAAGTCCATCTGAGagataattttgttaaaacatCATACTCCAAACCCTAAATTATTAGGGGCAGAGATTCAACTAGAACATTATCCCATATCAAAATCCATGGCATAACATATGAGAATAATAAGATCTTCTCCATTTAAGattatattgttttcatttAACAATGTACATGATGCCacgaaatttaaaatttaaaataacatgACTTAAGATacacttttaaatttgtaatatttcatctaaattatgaaatttatccATTTCTTTTCAAATCTTTCTCTCATGCACGTTCAACCCTCCAGTATTTAAACAGACTTAGCAAGTAGATAGATTAATATACAAACAATCCAGACTTTAATAACAAtccattaaattttaaattttaaataaaatgacttAAGATacacttttaaatttgtaatatttcatctaaattatgaaatttatccATTTCTTTTCAAATCTTTCTCTCATGCACGTTCAACCCTCGAGTATTTAAACGGACTTGGCAAGTAGATAGATTATTATACAAACAATCCagattttaataatatatcaaagcatccaatccaaaaatttaagattaagtGGAGACACATAATTAGTACATAAATTCATATCAAAGTCCACACCTACGAATGCATGACTCTTCACAAAGTTCTCATGCTAAAAGAATGCTTCATTTGTCTCATATTATTAGTTCTCTACTTTATTTTTGGATGTCCCAAAACATGGTTCTCTTTGAGaagttaatgaaaaaaatattaataacttaCCCTTTAACtttattgaaaaatgaatatTCATCTTCCAATAAAAGAATGGTATTTTTGGAaacatatatctttttatttaaaatataatacatcAAATGATGATTCCTTAAAAGGttaaatattttaaacaatACCAACAATTATTGAGATAGAAAGAGCATTCCTTAACAATTTTCATTGGTTTAGCCGGAACTTCCTTTCCTCCGCAAGCAGTTTGGCAAAGTTGGCAAGAACTTCTTCATTAGTACCCTCGCCCTCAATTTCCTCAAACTTGCCAGTATCCAAATTGACTCTTGACACTGGCTTCTTCAATAGCTCCTTCCCAATCTCCACAAGGCTTTGCAAGTTCTCCGTGGTGGCAACATCAACTGACGAGGCATCTCCGGTCAATGAGTCATACTGTGGTTCATATGTTACCAAGAAAATGTCAATAGCATATGGTCTTAAATTATGTCACAAATAGATGATATTTATAGGTCATTTGATACCTGAATACGAAGGTAATTGTCCTTGCAACGAAGGGCTTGGAAGAGGGTGGACACATGAAAGTCAACCACATCAGTACTGGCGTGGTCATATGAGTCGAGCAATGGAGTTCCACCATTGGTATATAGCCAATTAAGCACACCCCACTTTGAGGCTGCGGGTGCTGTATACCTCTGTGCAAACTTTGCCCCACCTGTGCCCAATGACAGAACTAGCATTTTCTTGTTTTCACTAGAATTACCAAACTCTATTTCTGCCATCAATAGTTCTTTCCTAATCTGGCTTATGGCTAACATTGTCTGTGGATGCagtcaaaaataaataagagaattTGCTAACATATATATGGTCCAAAATATATATCAAGAAAATGATACAAAGAATGACCAATTTTCCAAAGTTTCAACGCCAAATGTTcctcaaattatcaaatttggtACTCACAGGATTATTAGCAGCAACTCCGCCATCAATGAGATCATAACTTCTAGTGTTTCCTTTTGAATCTGTTGTCTCAAAGTAGCG
It encodes the following:
- the LOC126732719 gene encoding patatin-like protein 2 isoform X1; amino-acid sequence: MCPAFAKAKMVTVLALDGGGIRGIIPSVILGFLESKLQELDGPNARIADYFDIIAGTSTGGLVTTMLTAPNQDNRPLYAAKDITNFYLEESPKIFPQSRHTKFVSAMTSLFGSVMGPKYDGKYLHSRINNLLGDLTLKQTLTHVIIPTFDIKLLQPVIFMTNDGKKNELKNARLADICLGTSAAPTYLPARYFETTDSKGNTRSYDLIDGGVAANNPTMLAISQIRKELLMAEIEFGNSSENKKMLVLSLGTGGAKFAQRYTAPAASKWGVLNWLYTNGGTPLLDSYDHASTDVVDFHVSTLFQALRCKDNYLRIQYDSLTGDASSVDVATTENLQSLVEIGKELLKKPVSRVNLDTGKFEEIEGEGTNEEVLANFAKLLAEERKFRLNQ
- the LOC126732719 gene encoding patatin-like protein 2 isoform X3, which produces MCPAFAKAKMVTVLTLDGGGIRGIIPSVILGFLESKLQELDGPNARIADYFDIIAGTSTGGLVTTMLTAPNQDNRPLYAAKDITNFYLEESPKIFPQSRHTKFVSAMTSLFGSVMGPKYDGKYLHSRINNLLGDLTLKQTLTHVIIPTFDIKLLQPVIFMTNDGKKNELKNARLADICLGTSAAPTYLPARYFETTDSKGNTRSYDLIDGGVAANNPTMLAISQIRKELLMAEIEFGNSSENKKMLVLSLGTGGAKFAQRYTAPAASKWGVLNWLYTNGGTPLLDSYDHASTDVVDFHVSTLFQALRCKDNYLRIQYDSLTGDASSVDVATTENLQSLVEIGKELLKKPVSRVNLDTGKFEEIEGEGTNEEVLANFAKLLAEERKFRLNQ